Proteins found in one Anopheles aquasalis chromosome 3, idAnoAquaMG_Q_19, whole genome shotgun sequence genomic segment:
- the LOC126576120 gene encoding phospholipase B1, membrane-associated-like, whose translation MSFTECACEVPSIAMILRWPRNRFDLTSAAFLALGILSLTAIVDAQGFGNRNVDITDQKTFLDVGGMRAMFKFMRTLMYTLAGPTGVRTSGSFLQDPIPPEVPFPCDVSLGRSAKVPSSVHKLRPGDIRVIAAMGDSLTAASGASATQFTDLYQENRGLAWSIGGQWDWRNVTTLPNILKVFNPQLVGYSYGDSMPFHWETQFNMAEIGAVSYDIPHMARAMVQRIRRDRRVDWKRDWKMVTIAIGGNDICTFVCMMQQPERLPYKHRLRLLKTLRYLRDNMPRTFVNVVSVPSVRKVVMLEDKPFACQSLHHGECSCWIGKLYNQSDASRERWARIQEQYISVEREVAESAEFRGLDEFAVVYQPWSLNVTMKMNGKKVDYSLLSYDCFHMSQKGNAYAGTALWNNLLEPPGKKSLTWRPLMKNFKCPTKESPYLYTYDNSVVRS comes from the exons ATGAGTTTTAccgagtgtgcgtgcg AAGTTCCGTCGATCGCGATGATTCTTCGATGGCCTCGCAATCGCTTCGATCTCACCAGTGCGGCTTTCCTCGCACTTGGTATCCTCTCACTGACCGCCATCGTTGACGCACAAGGATTCGGCAACAGAAACGTGGATATAACGGATCAGAAAACGTTCCTGGATGTCGGTGGAATGCGAGCAATGTTTAAGTTTATGCGCACGCTAATGTACACCCTGGCCGGTCCGACCGGTGTGCGGACGAGTGGATCCTTCCTACAGGATCCAATACCGCCCGAGGTACCCTTTCCGTGCGATGTGTCGTTGGGACGGAGCGCCAAGGTGCCCTCGAGTGTACACAAGTTGCGACCAG GTGATATCCGCGTGATAGCGGCCATGGGAGACTCGCTGACGGCTGCTTCCGGTGCATCCGCCACGCAGTTCACCGATCTGTACCAGGAGAACCGCGGCCTGGCTTGGAGTATCGGTGGCCAGTGGGATTGGCGTAATGTGACGACATTACCGAACATACTGAAGGTGTTCAACCCTCAG CTGGTAGGATACTCGTACGGTGATTCGATGCCGTTCCACTGGGAAACGCAGTTCAATATGGCCGAGATCGGGGCCGTCTCGTACGATATCCCGCACATGGCCCGTGCCATGGTGCAGCGCATCAGGCGAGATCGGCGAGTCGATTGGAAGCGCGACTGGAAGATggtgacgatcgcgatcggtggcAACGATATCTGCACGTTCGTGTGCATGAtgcagcaaccggagcggCTACCGTACAAGcatcggttgcggttgctgaaAACGTTGCGCTATCTGCGCGACAACATGCCACGGACGTTCGTGAACGTGGTGTCGGTACCGAGCGTGCGgaaggtggtgatgctggaggaCAAACCGTTCGCCTGCCAGTCGCTCCATCACGGTGAATGTTCTTGCTGGATCGGGAAGCTTTACAATCAGTCTGATGCATCGCGGGAAAG ATGGGCACGGATCCAGGAGCAGTACATCAGCGTGGAACGGGAGGTCGCTGAGTCGGCCGAGTTTCGCGGGTTGGATGAGTTTGCCGTCGTCTATCAGCCCTGGTCGCTGAACGTTACT ATGAAAATGAATGGCAAGAAGGTGGACTATTCGCTTCTCTCGTATGACTGTTTTCATATGAGCCAGAAAGGGAATGC TTACGCCGGGACAGCATTGTGGAATAATTTGCTCGAGCCCCCGGGCAAGAAATCGCTCACCTGGCGCCCACTAATGAAAAACTTCAAATGTCCCACCAAAGAGTCACCGTATCTCTACACCTACGATAACAGCGTAGTGCGCAGTTAG
- the LOC126575751 gene encoding phospholipase B1, membrane-associated-like, translating to MQFVQSSLSVLLVLLALLCHENKFHRWKANAAISAFQPTIFDNEKWRVVFHLYRNVTMMMAGRTGLKTTGKFLQPKIPDRVPFPCDVTLGRSPEPPTSVHKLRPGDINVVAAIGDSVITASGASATSFLQLYTENRGLSWCIGGQWGWRNATTLPNILKMFNPKLVGYSYRDSYSFHWDSQFNNAEIGAVSKELPHMAAQMVTRIRSDARVNFQKDWKLLTITIGGNDICAYVCTLQDPESLPMRHRRSLLKMLRYLRDNLPRTLVNIVSVPDVSTVVSVKKKPMICWILHHAECPCWVGPMHNSTKESRARWARIQTQYRKVEEEVAMLDEFRGLDEFAVVHQPWTRNLSLMKGKEMDYTLLSYDCFHMSQKGHAQAAVAYWNNLLEAPGKKSTGWKPGIDVFRCPTQESPYIYTYDNS from the exons ATGCAGTTCGTGCAGTCATCGCTgagcgtgctgctggtgctgttggcgtTGCTGTGCCACGAAAACAAATTCCACCGGTGGAAGGCGAACGCGGCCATCAGCGCGTTCCAGCCGACCATCTTCGACAACGAGAAGTGGCGCGTCGTCTTCCACCTCTACCGGAAcgttacgatgatgatggccggccGGACCGGCCTCAAGACGACCGGCAAGTTCCTGCAGCCCAAAATCCCCGACCGGGTGCCGTTCCCGTGCGATGTCACGCTCGGTCGCAGCCCGGAACCACCGACCAGCGTCCACAAGCTACGTCCAG GTGACATAAACGTGGTGGCAGCGATCGGTGATTCGGTCATCACGGCGAGCGGTGCATCGGCCACCAGCTTCCTGCAGCTGTACACGGAAAACCGGGGCCTCTCCTGGTGCATCGGTGGCCAGTGGGGCTGGCGAAATGCCACCACGCTCCCGAACATTCTCAAAATGTTCAATCCCAAG CTCGTTGGCTATTCGTATCGCGACTCGTACAGCTTCCACTGGGACTCGCAGTTCAACAATGCCGAGATTGGCGCTGTTTCGAAGGAACTGCCTCACATGGCGGCCCAAATGGTGACCCGGATCCGGAGTGATGCGCGCGTGAACTTTCAGAAGGACTGGAAGCTCCtaacgatcacgatcggtgGCAACGATATCTGTGCGTACGTCTGTACGCTTCAGGATCCGGAATCGTTACCGATGCGCCACCGGCGATCGCTCCTCAAGATGTTGCGCTATCTGCGCGACAATCTACCGCGGACGCTGGTCAACATCGTGTCGGTGCCGGACGTCTCGACTGTGGTGTcggtgaagaagaaaccgATGATCTGCTGGATCCTGCACCATGCCGAGTGCCCGTGCTGGGTTGGTCCGATGCACAACTCTACCAAAGAATCACGAGCCAG ATGGGCTCGCATACAAACCCAGTACCGTAAGGTGGAGGAAGAAGTGGCCATGCTGGATGAGTTCCGGGGGTTGGACGAGTTTGCGGTCGTACACCAGCCGTGGACGAGGAACCTCTCG CTCATGAAGGGAAAAGAGATGGACTACACGCTCCTATCCTACGATTGCTTCCACATGAGTCAGAAAGGCCACGC CCAAGCGGCGGTGGCCTACTGGAACAATCTGCTAGAAGCGCCGGGCAAGAAGAGTACGGGCTGGAAACCGGGCATCGACGTGTTCCGCTGTCCCACCCAGGAGTCACCCTACATCTACACCTACGACAACAGCTAG